A section of the Marinimicrobium koreense genome encodes:
- a CDS encoding c-type cytochrome: MVLVIVLVLLVAGTLLFHFVSPWWFTALASNWGNIDSTIEITFWVTGFVFIAVNLFMAYAIFRHRFRKDRKAHYEPENKPLELWLTVITSVGVAAMLAPGLFVWAKFVDPPEDAAHFEVLGQQWHWTFRFPGEDGQLGRTHPHFMSEQNPFGLDPGDPAGQDDRLVFNNELHLPVNQPVKALLRSRDVLHNFGVPQFRVKMDMVPGMVSYLWFEPSRDGRFDILCMELCGMAHHTMRGQVVIEPREDFDRWLASQPTFADTQDDDRADPQRGAQLYGVCASCHGPEGGGNANMNAPRLSHLDPWYLERQLHFYKTGVRGSHEADRFGQQMAGMMATLPDRQAMRDVAAHIDSLTSETPDTSVTGDAQRGERLYRNCSSCHGDRGEGNYATNAPALAGQHDWYLRRQLEHFKQGVRGSHKGDYYGTQMTLMARTLHDEQAIDDLLAYINQL; this comes from the coding sequence ATGGTTCTGGTAATCGTTCTGGTGTTGCTGGTTGCAGGCACCCTGCTGTTTCATTTCGTCAGCCCCTGGTGGTTTACCGCCCTGGCGTCCAACTGGGGCAATATCGACAGCACCATTGAAATCACCTTCTGGGTGACCGGTTTTGTGTTTATTGCGGTCAACCTGTTCATGGCCTATGCCATATTCCGCCATCGATTCCGCAAGGACCGCAAAGCGCACTACGAACCCGAGAACAAGCCACTGGAGCTGTGGCTGACCGTCATAACCAGCGTCGGGGTGGCAGCCATGCTGGCGCCGGGGCTGTTTGTCTGGGCCAAATTTGTGGACCCTCCCGAGGACGCCGCGCATTTTGAGGTGCTCGGCCAACAGTGGCATTGGACGTTCCGCTTCCCCGGTGAGGACGGCCAGTTGGGCCGCACCCATCCGCACTTCATGAGTGAGCAGAACCCTTTCGGTCTGGATCCGGGCGATCCCGCCGGCCAGGACGATCGGCTGGTGTTCAACAACGAACTGCACCTGCCGGTCAATCAGCCGGTCAAGGCCCTGCTGCGCTCCCGAGATGTGCTCCACAACTTCGGTGTCCCCCAATTCCGCGTCAAAATGGACATGGTGCCGGGTATGGTGAGTTATCTGTGGTTCGAGCCCTCGCGGGACGGGCGCTTCGACATTCTGTGCATGGAGCTGTGTGGCATGGCCCACCACACCATGCGCGGTCAGGTGGTCATCGAGCCGCGGGAGGACTTTGACCGCTGGCTGGCCAGCCAGCCGACCTTTGCTGACACTCAGGACGACGATCGCGCCGATCCGCAGCGGGGCGCCCAACTGTATGGCGTGTGTGCCAGCTGTCACGGTCCGGAGGGCGGCGGCAACGCGAACATGAACGCGCCACGGCTCAGCCACCTCGACCCCTGGTACCTCGAACGGCAATTGCACTTTTACAAAACCGGCGTGCGCGGCAGTCACGAAGCGGACCGTTTCGGTCAGCAGATGGCCGGCATGATGGCCACACTGCCGGATCGACAGGCAATGAGGGATGTAGCCGCGCATATCGATTCCCTGACCAGCGAAACTCCCGACACCAGCGTGACTGGCGATGCACAGCGGGGCGAGCGCCTGTATCGCAACTGCAGCAGCTGTCACGGCGATCGGGGCGAGGGAAACTACGCCACCAATGCGCCAGCACTGGCCGGTCAACACGACTGGTACTTACGCCGCCAACTCGAGCACTTCAAGCAGGGAGTACGAGGCAGCCACAAGGGCGACTACTACGGCACCCAGATGACATTGATGGCCAGAACCCTGCACGACGAGCAGGCCATTGATGACCTGTTGGCCTACATCAATCAATTGTGA
- a CDS encoding NAD/FAD-utilizing enzyme: MRRHFYLSDDLDDLERLESDLEARGIARPQIHILSNNDAGLESHHLHQVESLLRKDVIHSGKIGFLVGLVAAAIPLVVAYIVGLSEGYLWIPVIFLSIILLGFCTWEGGLIGIQRPNHQYLKFERAINSGRHLLIVDVDPGQEKRLMKIIADHPNVEDMGLGESVPGWLVGAQKQWHKFVRWAP; the protein is encoded by the coding sequence ATGAGACGCCATTTTTACTTGAGTGACGACCTGGATGACCTTGAGCGCCTGGAGAGCGACCTGGAAGCTCGGGGCATTGCCCGCCCACAGATCCATATCCTGAGCAATAACGACGCTGGTCTGGAGTCCCACCACCTCCATCAGGTGGAATCACTGCTGCGCAAGGACGTGATTCACTCGGGCAAAATCGGTTTCCTGGTTGGCCTGGTTGCCGCGGCCATTCCCCTGGTCGTCGCCTACATTGTCGGGCTGAGCGAAGGTTACCTGTGGATTCCGGTGATCTTCCTGTCGATCATCCTGCTGGGCTTCTGTACCTGGGAGGGCGGTCTGATCGGCATTCAGAGACCAAACCACCAGTACCTGAAATTTGAGCGCGCCATCAACTCCGGGCGGCACCTGCTGATTGTGGATGTGGACCCGGGGCAGGAAAAGCGGCTGATGAAAATCATCGCCGATCACCCCAATGTCGAGGATATGGGTCTGGGCGAGTCGGTACCGGGCTGGTTGGTCGGTGCCCAGAAACAGTGGCACAAGTTTGTCCGCTGGGCACCCTGA
- a CDS encoding M15 family metallopeptidase: MKRRDLLVGFVSGVGFTAGNAYLWQMAENSSQARETLAEDGYDLDGDPFAIPDGEEGIGAPVSPPASRVRATVADAVDLPSLDALTEERSIQSSSLVEAVEQNLAQADRESCCSGHSHSADHSGQVAEGEAHARVLEKVRNFNGDFIDDIFLTETEKPVLHSLFVRLKRAERLVGHGNYNLLSFDELFKYGKRFSEVGAFTPAEFQMIEKLFFTEAKKYGFYGEKVTTELTAKIPPRETIKIPYSGHYLLRGDSAAYYDKLRRDIGDSVILTSGVRGNVKQMHLFVAKCLESNYNLSKASRSLAPPGHSYHGIGDFDVGRVGWGYSNFTDKFAETDEFKRMQDLGYVQIRYTKDNHYGVRFEPWHIKVV; encoded by the coding sequence GTGAAACGCAGAGATCTACTGGTTGGCTTTGTATCCGGGGTTGGCTTTACCGCCGGCAACGCGTACCTCTGGCAAATGGCGGAGAATAGCAGCCAGGCTCGTGAGACGTTGGCGGAAGACGGCTACGACCTGGACGGAGATCCCTTTGCCATTCCTGACGGCGAAGAGGGGATTGGTGCGCCGGTGTCCCCTCCAGCCTCCCGGGTTCGTGCGACGGTGGCCGATGCGGTTGACCTGCCGTCGCTGGATGCTCTGACCGAAGAGCGCTCGATCCAGAGCAGTTCTCTGGTGGAGGCAGTCGAGCAGAACCTGGCCCAGGCGGACCGCGAGAGCTGTTGCAGTGGTCACAGTCACTCAGCCGACCATTCGGGTCAGGTCGCGGAAGGTGAGGCGCACGCCCGCGTGCTGGAAAAGGTCCGGAACTTCAATGGCGATTTCATTGACGATATCTTCCTGACCGAAACCGAAAAGCCGGTACTGCACTCGCTGTTTGTGCGCCTGAAGCGGGCCGAGCGCCTGGTGGGGCACGGCAACTACAACCTGCTGAGCTTCGATGAGCTGTTCAAGTACGGCAAACGGTTTTCGGAAGTGGGGGCCTTCACCCCGGCCGAATTCCAGATGATCGAGAAGCTGTTCTTCACTGAGGCCAAAAAATACGGGTTCTATGGCGAAAAGGTCACCACCGAGCTGACCGCCAAGATTCCACCGCGTGAAACCATCAAAATTCCCTACTCGGGCCATTATCTGCTGCGGGGCGACTCGGCGGCTTATTACGACAAGCTGCGCCGGGACATTGGGGACAGTGTCATCCTGACCTCCGGGGTTCGTGGCAACGTCAAGCAGATGCACCTGTTTGTGGCCAAGTGCCTTGAGTCCAATTACAACCTGTCCAAGGCTTCGCGCTCACTGGCGCCACCGGGCCACAGCTACCACGGGATCGGTGACTTCGATGTGGGCCGCGTGGGCTGGGGGTACTCCAACTTTACCGACAAATTTGCCGAAACCGACGAGTTCAAGCGGATGCAGGACCTGGGCTACGTGCAGATCCGCTACACCAAGGACAACCACTACGGGGTGCGTTTCGAGCCCTGGCATATCAAGGTGGTGTGA
- a CDS encoding FKBP-type peptidyl-prolyl cis-trans isomerase, with translation MSISNNSVVSFHYTLTDSEGKQLDQSNDERGPLVYLHGAGNIIPGLEKQLEGKSVGDKLTAQVPAAEAYGERSDNLIQELPANMFTGVEKVEVGMEFQAQTEQGTQIVRVAAVEGDTVTIDANHPLAGVDLNFDVEVTDVRDATEEEISHGHVHGPEGHEH, from the coding sequence ATGAGCATTTCCAACAACAGCGTCGTCAGCTTTCACTACACCCTGACCGACAGCGAAGGCAAGCAGCTGGACCAGTCCAATGACGAGCGTGGTCCGCTGGTTTACCTGCACGGCGCTGGCAACATCATCCCCGGCCTGGAGAAGCAGCTGGAAGGCAAGAGCGTGGGTGACAAGCTGACCGCCCAGGTACCGGCCGCCGAAGCATACGGCGAGCGCAGCGACAACCTGATCCAGGAGCTGCCGGCCAACATGTTTACCGGTGTTGAGAAGGTGGAAGTGGGCATGGAATTTCAGGCCCAGACCGAGCAGGGCACCCAGATCGTCCGCGTGGCGGCCGTTGAAGGTGACACCGTCACTATCGATGCCAACCACCCGCTGGCCGGCGTGGACCTGAACTTTGACGTGGAAGTCACCGACGTACGTGACGCCACCGAAGAAGAGATCTCCCACGGACACGTGCACGGCCCGGAAGGTCACGAGCACTAA
- a CDS encoding DUF3108 domain-containing protein, whose amino-acid sequence MPLKHVLLRTLATVGLTALLATSVSAEMPKSFENEYSTRIFGIKVTVTHKLTDLEDGGQQLRFEADSWIGNIEEISQFDWVDGVVQPRKYFYKRRGLGRDRDAELTFNWDKERVINDVQGKSWAMDIRKRVQDKLSYQIQLQKDLIEGRNNLKYAIADGGQMKEYRFEIVAEERLDTPMGEVDTVKVMRSRDDDDRVTYAWLAPKWDYLLVRLEQQEDGDSHTIDIDKARVNGKNIESF is encoded by the coding sequence ATGCCCCTCAAGCACGTATTGCTGCGCACCCTAGCCACCGTCGGCTTGACCGCCCTGCTCGCCACGAGCGTCAGTGCGGAAATGCCCAAAAGCTTTGAAAACGAGTACTCCACCCGTATTTTCGGCATCAAGGTCACCGTTACCCACAAGCTGACGGACCTCGAAGATGGCGGCCAGCAGCTGCGCTTCGAGGCGGACTCCTGGATCGGCAATATTGAGGAAATCTCCCAGTTTGACTGGGTAGACGGCGTGGTTCAGCCCCGCAAATACTTTTACAAGCGCCGCGGCCTGGGCCGCGACCGGGATGCCGAGCTGACCTTCAACTGGGACAAGGAGCGGGTGATCAATGATGTCCAGGGTAAAAGCTGGGCCATGGATATCCGCAAGCGGGTCCAGGACAAGCTGAGCTACCAGATTCAGCTCCAGAAAGACCTGATCGAGGGCCGAAACAACCTGAAGTACGCCATTGCCGATGGCGGCCAGATGAAGGAATACCGGTTTGAAATTGTCGCCGAAGAGCGACTGGATACCCCCATGGGTGAGGTGGATACCGTCAAAGTCATGCGCAGCCGCGACGATGACGACCGGGTCACCTACGCCTGGCTGGCGCCCAAATGGGACTATTTGCTGGTGCGTCTGGAGCAGCAGGAAGACGGTGATTCACACACGATCGACATCGATAAAGCCCGAGTTAACGGCAAAAACATCGAATCCTTCTGA
- the purN gene encoding phosphoribosylglycinamide formyltransferase, with amino-acid sequence MSSAQPTRVVVLISGSGSNLQALIDGQQRGQLPIDIVAVISNRPAVRGLLRAEHAGIPAEVLDHTRYDSREAFDTALQECIDHYRPELVVLAGFMRILTPTFTRHYEGRMLNIHPSLLPKYQGLHTHQRALDAGESEHGVTVHFVTAELDGGPPAVQARVPVLPGDDAESLAARVQSQEHVIYPLAVKWFAEGRLRMESGRALLNNEPLGPNGYLMDTTQS; translated from the coding sequence TTGAGTTCAGCCCAACCAACCCGGGTCGTGGTGCTGATCAGCGGCAGCGGCTCAAACCTGCAAGCCCTGATTGACGGCCAGCAGCGCGGCCAACTACCGATCGATATTGTCGCGGTCATCAGCAACCGGCCCGCCGTGCGCGGGCTGCTGAGGGCCGAACACGCGGGCATTCCCGCCGAAGTACTTGATCATACCCGGTACGACTCCCGCGAAGCCTTTGACACCGCGTTACAGGAATGCATTGACCACTACCGACCGGAACTGGTGGTTCTGGCCGGCTTCATGCGTATTTTGACGCCCACCTTTACCCGCCACTATGAAGGTCGGATGCTCAACATCCACCCCTCACTGCTGCCCAAGTACCAGGGCCTGCACACCCACCAACGAGCGCTGGATGCCGGTGAGAGCGAGCACGGGGTCACGGTGCACTTTGTGACCGCCGAGCTCGATGGCGGCCCACCCGCCGTCCAGGCGCGCGTGCCGGTGCTCCCGGGCGATGACGCCGAGTCACTCGCGGCGCGGGTTCAGAGCCAGGAACACGTCATTTACCCCCTGGCGGTGAAGTGGTTTGCCGAGGGGCGATTGCGCATGGAATCCGGCCGGGCGTTATTGAATAACGAACCTTTAGGGCCAAATGGGTATCTAATGGACACAACCCAGTCTTAA
- the purM gene encoding phosphoribosylformylglycinamidine cyclo-ligase, whose translation MTEKHTQPSLSYKDAGVDIDAGEALVDRIKGVAKRTSRPEVMGGLGGFGALCELPKGYREPVLVSGTDGVGTKLRLAMNLQRHDTIGIDLVAMCVNDLVVAGAEPLFFLDYYATGKLNVDVAADVVTGIGAGCEQAGCALVGGETAEMPGMYEGDDYDLAGFCVGVVEKSEIIDGSKVAAGDTLIGLASSGPHSNGYSLIRKIIEVSDADLTQDCEGQPLSEALMAPTRIYVKSLLKLIRELDVHALSHITGGGLLENIPRVLPANSKAVIDTQSWQLPAVFRWLQQAGGVAPREMYRTFNCGVGMVIALPKAQEADALALLKAAGEEAFVVGQIAEAQEGEARVELTSLEGSDA comes from the coding sequence ATGACTGAAAAACACACGCAACCGTCACTGAGTTACAAAGATGCCGGCGTCGATATCGACGCGGGTGAAGCCCTGGTAGACCGTATTAAAGGTGTGGCCAAACGCACCAGCCGCCCCGAAGTCATGGGTGGGTTGGGTGGTTTTGGCGCCCTGTGCGAACTGCCTAAAGGCTACCGCGAGCCGGTGTTGGTGTCTGGAACCGACGGGGTGGGCACCAAGCTGCGCCTGGCCATGAACCTCCAGCGCCACGACACCATTGGCATCGATCTGGTCGCCATGTGTGTGAACGATCTGGTGGTGGCCGGGGCGGAACCGCTGTTTTTCCTGGATTACTATGCCACGGGCAAGCTGAACGTGGATGTGGCGGCGGATGTGGTCACCGGCATTGGTGCCGGCTGTGAACAGGCCGGCTGCGCTCTGGTCGGGGGCGAGACGGCGGAAATGCCGGGCATGTACGAAGGCGACGACTACGACCTGGCGGGCTTTTGCGTCGGCGTGGTGGAGAAATCGGAAATCATTGATGGCTCAAAAGTGGCCGCCGGTGACACCCTGATTGGTCTCGCCTCCAGCGGACCGCACTCCAACGGCTACTCCCTGATTCGCAAAATCATTGAAGTGAGCGACGCCGACCTGACTCAGGACTGCGAAGGTCAGCCGCTCAGCGAAGCCCTGATGGCGCCCACCCGCATTTATGTCAAATCGCTGCTCAAACTGATCCGCGAGCTGGATGTCCACGCCCTCTCCCACATTACGGGTGGCGGCCTGCTGGAGAACATTCCCCGGGTACTGCCCGCCAACAGCAAGGCGGTGATCGACACCCAGAGCTGGCAGCTGCCCGCCGTTTTCCGCTGGCTGCAGCAGGCCGGCGGCGTGGCGCCCCGGGAAATGTACCGCACCTTCAACTGCGGCGTGGGCATGGTGATTGCCCTGCCGAAGGCCCAGGAAGCCGACGCCCTGGCCCTGCTCAAGGCTGCGGGCGAAGAAGCCTTTGTGGTCGGACAGATCGCCGAGGCGCAGGAGGGCGAAGCCCGCGTTGAGTTGACCTCATTAGAGGGGAGCGACGCTTGA
- a CDS encoding DUF2066 domain-containing protein: protein MAVWQIGLRALVIGLTLGGFAVPTQAEQVVDLYSADVLVASQSAAERRRGARDGLEQLMVRVSGDPGASDHPAVREALSRAEDFIYEFNYVSTDETLEVDGEERPASRLMMKFSAPEVERLLRSASLSLWPANRPAVLVWMVRRDSDGLQRVSDSEERDWLRARAETRGLPLVMPLDDLEDRLAVSARELWSLDEETIRKASQRYDAEAILVGRYSETSAGQWRSDWQLYHDLGNPTFYLRNDSVNGLLAEAIDETANHFAGLYAIVPREEGPDAVLMEVGGIDGFGDYKSVERYLEDLALVRRAELVSLRPGVLTLRLVTEGEQARLLGTLERDGRLVPSADSNRVSLTGSRFMPAGTQANPLVYTWQ from the coding sequence TTGGCAGTTTGGCAGATAGGACTCCGGGCACTGGTCATCGGCCTGACGCTCGGCGGGTTTGCAGTTCCGACCCAGGCGGAGCAGGTTGTGGACCTGTACAGCGCGGATGTGTTGGTGGCCTCCCAGTCCGCCGCCGAACGCCGCCGCGGGGCGCGGGACGGGCTGGAGCAACTGATGGTGAGGGTCTCCGGTGACCCCGGGGCCAGTGATCATCCCGCCGTGCGGGAGGCGCTGTCCCGTGCCGAGGACTTCATCTATGAGTTCAACTACGTTTCTACCGATGAGACTCTGGAAGTCGACGGCGAGGAGCGTCCGGCCAGCCGCCTGATGATGAAATTCTCGGCGCCGGAAGTGGAGCGGCTGTTGCGTTCGGCGAGCCTGTCCCTCTGGCCCGCCAACCGGCCGGCCGTGCTGGTCTGGATGGTGCGTCGCGACAGCGATGGCTTACAGCGGGTGTCCGACTCAGAAGAACGCGACTGGCTCAGGGCGCGCGCCGAAACTCGAGGCTTGCCGCTGGTCATGCCCCTGGATGACCTGGAAGACCGTCTGGCGGTTTCCGCTCGTGAACTCTGGTCGCTGGATGAGGAAACCATTCGCAAAGCATCGCAGCGTTACGACGCAGAGGCGATTCTGGTGGGCCGCTACAGCGAAACCTCCGCCGGACAGTGGCGCTCCGACTGGCAGTTGTATCACGACCTGGGCAACCCTACCTTCTACCTGCGAAATGACTCGGTGAACGGGCTGCTGGCGGAGGCGATTGACGAAACCGCCAATCACTTTGCCGGACTCTATGCCATTGTGCCCCGGGAAGAGGGGCCGGATGCAGTGTTGATGGAAGTCGGCGGCATCGACGGTTTTGGCGATTACAAGTCGGTCGAGCGCTACCTGGAAGACCTGGCGCTGGTGCGCCGGGCCGAGCTGGTATCGCTTCGCCCGGGTGTGTTAACCCTGCGGTTGGTGACCGAGGGTGAACAGGCGCGACTGCTGGGAACGCTGGAACGCGACGGCCGGCTGGTGCCATCCGCCGACAGTAACCGGGTCAGCCTGACCGGTAGCCGCTTCATGCCCGCGGGGACACAGGCCAACCCATTGGTCTACACCTGGCAATAA
- the hda gene encoding DnaA regulatory inactivator Hda, which produces MPTPQQLSLSVSLNDDATFDNFYAPEGATNARTLALLKAQAGGQGEPFIYLWGQPGVGLTHLLQAAGHEAQDAGLSIQYLPLRELVGFAPHELLEGLEYLDLVCLDGLEVIAGKPDWEEALFHLFNRLRDAQKHLLVAAVQGPQELPVALPDLRSRLQWGVTCQVQALSDEDKQNALRHRARARGLELSEDVAHYILQRVPRDMNELFCYLQRLDHASLAEQRKLTIPFVKKVLNL; this is translated from the coding sequence ATGCCCACGCCTCAACAGCTTTCACTGAGCGTCAGTCTTAACGACGACGCCACCTTTGATAACTTCTACGCCCCGGAAGGGGCGACCAACGCCCGCACCCTGGCGTTGCTGAAAGCGCAGGCAGGCGGCCAGGGGGAGCCTTTCATCTATCTCTGGGGGCAGCCGGGCGTCGGGCTCACCCACCTGCTGCAGGCGGCGGGGCACGAAGCGCAAGACGCGGGCCTGAGCATTCAGTACCTCCCGCTACGGGAGCTGGTGGGTTTTGCGCCCCACGAATTGCTGGAAGGGCTGGAGTACCTGGATCTGGTCTGTCTCGACGGGCTGGAAGTGATTGCCGGCAAGCCCGACTGGGAAGAGGCCCTGTTTCATCTATTTAACCGCCTACGCGATGCCCAAAAGCATCTGCTGGTGGCCGCCGTGCAAGGGCCCCAGGAGCTCCCCGTGGCGCTGCCGGACCTGCGCTCGCGCCTGCAGTGGGGCGTTACCTGCCAGGTGCAGGCGTTGAGCGATGAAGACAAGCAGAACGCCCTCCGCCATCGGGCCCGGGCCCGGGGGCTGGAGCTGAGCGAGGACGTGGCTCACTATATTCTGCAGCGGGTGCCCCGGGACATGAACGAGCTGTTCTGTTACCTGCAGCGGCTGGATCATGCCTCGCTGGCCGAGCAGCGCAAACTGACCATCCCCTTCGTAAAGAAAGTGTTAAACCTCTGA
- a CDS encoding glycoside hydrolase family 9 protein, translating into MSHTVYRMLALSALVSTLIACQSDPAQTDTPTEPDASSAIQVNQLGFYPRAAKVATVPAGAAADFALVNTANGQVVYQSELGEAKVWPVSGETVQLADFSDVEAPGRYVVRVEGLADSAPLEIRDAVYGELNDAVIKAYYFNRASTELLAEHAGDYARPMGHPDDSVAIHSSAASEARPEGTELSSPKGWYDAGDYNKYIVNSGISTYTLLAAYEHFPAFYRDRDLNIPESGNAVPDLLDESMWNLSWMLTMQDPHDGGVYHKLTTLNFSGAVMPHEATEPRYMVQKGTAAALNFAATMVVASRVYADYEAEYPGFSEQALSAAKAAWDWAKANPDVIYRNPEDVRTGEYGDDEFSDEFVWAAVELALTTGDQRYWDEVELAEAAIEVPNWADAVGQPWMSMAHHLEQVPEALQAQVKDKVAGLAQHLRDEWRASASGVPMRAQDFVWGSNGVAMNMAMMMLTAHQLSDNPENLQVAQSLMDYVLGRNPTGYSYVTGFGTRTPLHIHHRPSEADTVVAPVPGFLAGGPHSGQQDAGDCPVAYPSDKPAKSYLDHWCSYASNEITINWNAPLVYVSGALEVLSERQ; encoded by the coding sequence ATGTCCCACACTGTCTATCGCATGCTGGCGCTATCGGCGCTGGTCAGTACCTTGATCGCCTGTCAGTCAGATCCCGCACAAACAGATACTCCAACTGAGCCGGACGCGTCGTCAGCCATTCAGGTCAATCAGCTTGGTTTTTATCCGCGCGCCGCGAAAGTGGCCACCGTACCGGCCGGAGCCGCGGCGGATTTTGCGCTGGTGAATACCGCCAACGGGCAGGTGGTTTACCAGAGTGAGCTGGGGGAGGCGAAAGTCTGGCCGGTCTCCGGCGAGACGGTTCAGCTGGCCGACTTCTCTGACGTTGAGGCGCCCGGCCGCTATGTGGTGCGGGTCGAAGGCCTGGCCGATTCGGCCCCGCTGGAAATCCGCGATGCGGTATACGGCGAGCTGAATGATGCCGTCATCAAAGCCTATTACTTTAACCGTGCCAGCACGGAGCTTCTCGCCGAGCACGCCGGAGACTATGCGCGCCCCATGGGCCACCCCGACGACAGTGTCGCCATTCACAGCTCGGCAGCCTCTGAAGCGCGCCCGGAAGGCACCGAGCTGAGCAGCCCCAAAGGCTGGTACGACGCGGGCGACTACAACAAGTACATCGTCAACTCGGGCATCAGCACCTATACCCTGTTGGCCGCCTATGAGCACTTCCCGGCGTTCTATCGCGATCGTGACCTGAATATCCCGGAAAGTGGCAACGCCGTCCCCGATCTGCTGGATGAGTCCATGTGGAACCTGAGCTGGATGCTCACCATGCAGGACCCGCACGACGGCGGTGTGTACCACAAGCTGACCACCCTGAACTTCTCTGGTGCAGTAATGCCTCACGAGGCCACCGAGCCCCGCTATATGGTTCAGAAAGGCACGGCGGCGGCGCTCAACTTTGCCGCCACCATGGTGGTGGCCAGCCGCGTATACGCCGACTACGAGGCCGAATACCCGGGCTTCTCCGAGCAGGCACTCTCGGCGGCGAAGGCCGCCTGGGATTGGGCCAAAGCCAATCCCGATGTCATCTATCGCAATCCGGAGGATGTGCGCACCGGCGAGTACGGCGATGATGAATTCTCGGACGAGTTTGTCTGGGCCGCGGTAGAGCTGGCCCTGACCACCGGTGATCAGCGTTACTGGGACGAGGTCGAATTGGCCGAGGCCGCCATTGAGGTGCCGAACTGGGCCGATGCCGTCGGTCAACCCTGGATGTCCATGGCACACCACCTGGAACAGGTTCCCGAGGCGCTGCAGGCGCAGGTGAAGGACAAGGTGGCCGGTTTGGCGCAGCACCTGCGCGATGAGTGGCGGGCATCGGCCTCCGGGGTTCCCATGCGCGCACAGGACTTCGTCTGGGGCAGCAACGGCGTGGCCATGAATATGGCGATGATGATGTTGACTGCCCACCAGTTGAGCGACAATCCCGAAAATCTGCAGGTGGCGCAGTCCCTGATGGATTATGTTCTGGGGCGCAATCCCACCGGCTATTCCTACGTGACCGGTTTTGGTACGCGCACGCCGCTACACATTCATCATCGTCCCTCCGAGGCCGATACTGTTGTTGCGCCGGTTCCGGGCTTCCTGGCCGGCGGCCCTCACAGCGGCCAGCAGGACGCCGGTGACTGTCCGGTTGCTTATCCGTCGGACAAGCCCGCCAAATCCTATCTGGATCACTGGTGCAGCTATGCGTCCAACGAAATCACCATCAACTGGAATGCACCGCTGGTCTATGTTTCCGGCGCATTGGAGGTATTGAGCGAGCGCCAGTAA